The DNA region TTGAGCATACCAGGAAGAAATAGATTTGTTTAAAGCAATAAATCTGAGTCATGTGTCAGTGCTGCACTTCAAAGACTATTACACCCTCATTTCTGCATGAATAGTGCTACAAAAGGTCCTGTCATGGAAATCCAGTTTGTTTTGTCCAGATTCtgacttaaaataaaagcagataaaaTACTAGGGCCATATGCTTGTGTGGTGGTTCTGAAGAACTGGAGGCCTCTTCATTCTCAAAGCAAGAATGATGTAACTGTTTCTCATATCACCTTCCTCTAGGTGTATAGTCATCTCTAGAAGGCAAATAGCTTCCAGAGCCAGCTTTTGCTTGCCTTCACCCCCAAAAATGATCTAGACCTTGTCAAGCGAGCTGGGCTATAAAGACAAACCTGCTAGAAAACTTATCCCACACTTATCCCTAGCAATTGAGAAGTAATTATTTCTGTCTGCTTCTAGAGTAAGCCAACTTTCTGTCTAGGTGAGAGCTGAAATGAAAATCTTAATCACCATTGTTACTTCAGGTAACACTCCTTTTTCCCCTTGCGGAGTTACTCATGAGTGTGTTTTGTGTCAAAAAGACACCTTTCTAAAATCCTGGTCAGAGTACTTCCTAGAAGGAAGTTTGTGTGTCTTTTTGAATTTGCAATTCAAAGTCTTTCTAATCTTGATCTGTAGAGAGCTCAAAGGCTTAGTGTCTTTGCACTTCTCATACCTTCTGGTGTTTGTAGTGAACGGAGTTGGTTTTGTACATCGTAGCTTTGCCAGGCATACGTGGGTTTTGGGGAGCCCTCATGAGAAATGCAGGTCAGATTGATTGTCTGCCCATATTCTGCTGTCCCCACAATCTTGCATTCTGGCTTGGATGGTgcaactgaaggaagaaaaataggaGGGAATTTTATTAACCAGGTGTAGTCTTTTATTTCAACCCATCTTCTacatctgtgggttttttttccatgctaaACAGAAGCTGGCCTTGCACCTACCACCGTCTTCTCAAAAGAACTGCGATGAACTTTTGTCTCTACTGCTGATTTGTTTCTCCCTTCTTGATACGATTCCTTTTTGACTAAAAAGTAAGGTACTTTATGGGATATCTCTGATAGTGTTGGGTAACTCGTCCTTTGATAGACTATGACAAGCTACAGGGGGAATGAGGAAGGCCCAGAAATGGGGCTGGAGTTATTATGAAACTGAACTTTACAACTCTAAGGGCCATTCTTTCCTACAGTCAGATATCTAAGGGAGTTGGGTGCTCTCAGCCTTATATAGTAGtaggaaaagacagaaaatggaaTTGTGGATAGTGACTTACtgggaacagattttttttttttttttaagaaaatctgtGGTCTAGAACAGTAAGGACATTAAAGGATGCACAGTGGGTTATCTAAGGGATCTGGGGTTGTCTCCATCATGCTTACCAAGGACTAAAAGATCCATCAATGCAGTCTGCCTGGGAGGGTCATTCCTGAGACGAACACTGCATGTGAACGTGCCATTGTCTTCCATGATTGCTGCATTGATGGTGATGCTGATGTCCCCTTTGTTAACATCACCAGTGAACTGTATACGATTCTCATAGCCCTTGCCATACTGTACAAGTCCATCAAAATACCTAATGACAGCATCATCCTATCAGAGAGGGAGGGAAGCTAATCAATCTTAGTTTCTTGTGTGTGAATCTACTGCCTAACTCCATGGATTAGCCCACACTTGAGAACAATCTGGAAAAGAGGGCCTTAAACCTGCCCCAGTTTGCCAAAGAGCCCAAGGAATCATAAAAGCTCAAAAGTCTCCATGTCTGAATGTCTGTCTAGAATTCCCTTTATCTCTCACCTTATCTGAAGTCAGGGGCAACTGATTTCTTTTGCTGAGGCTTCTTCACTTGTCCTCTCCAAGACAGAACACCGTAAGACTTGTCTGAGATACATATGTCAGTCAAATTCCCCTATGACCATACATATTCTCTTGCATTCCTCCAGTAAGGATCTTCAGAGAAAAAACCCTTGGCAGTTACTGCAAGATCTCCAAAGGGTGCTTCAGCTCTCACTAAATCCCAAGAAGTCAAAGAGAACTTCAGAGGTCTCTTTATCTTCAAATACTGCCTATGAGGGTGGGAGCTCTCAAGAATCTCTCCCTGTACTATTTTCATCaacttaaaatgttttatatagtATCTTAAGCGATATATATGTAGCTTTTTATAGCATATCTGAGTATTTCACATACGTTAATAGATGTAAACCCACAGGACATATAATGATGTATTCTCAGTAGCCAGTTGCAAGACCGAAGTGAAAGAAAAGGGTGGAGACTTGCTTACAATCGTGCAATGAAATTGTGATAAATTGAATCCAGAATCAGAGTTTCTAATTGCATAGCTCTGAGATTAAAGAAAGTCTTGCAGGAATCCTGTCTTCCAACACACATTCCTGTAGTCCTGCTTCCATCTCTTCTCCCACCCCTATTTTGGATGTCCTATCATATGATTCTATATGAATCTTGATTTACCGCACTGTTGATTTTCCTCCAGATAGTGAAGTCCCCTGCGCCGATGGAAGCCTCAGTATTAAAATTACAGGGGAGAGTAGCATTTTTCCCTCGTGCCACCTCTACTTTCTTGACAGGTGTTTCCACAGTGAGGGCATGAACAGTTACCAGAACTAGGAAGAGAATAAATACTTCAGTCGGCAAAATTAGTGAAATCTGTACATGTTTGGTCCCTTTGGCTTTCTTACACACCACAGTAACCCCACATGCCCTCTGTTGTCCATGGCATTCCCCGCTGAGCAGGAGGCAACATGTGCTTTGGCTGATTGGCTATGGGCAGTTGCTGCACAAGGTGGCTGATAGCTAAACTCTGCTTTCCTTTCCACACTCAGTTAGTCCCCTCTTCTTTACCTAGACATAAATTTCCATGGAATTTGTAAGGATGTAATTTTTGACCCCTCCTTCAGTGTGACTGACATTGTCTGACAGGTTCAAAATGTATAGAGAGAGGCAGATAAACAGGTAATACAAGTGTAGCAACAGTCTTAGGGATTCAGGCTACAGTAAGAAATTGATACTATCGAATTTCTGGGATCAAGGAAACTCTCCATCAAGTAACTTGCAGCAAACCAAATCCGTAAAGAATTGACATTTTGTGCTCAGGAATCAAAATGGGTTCATATGATACCCTGGGCAGGGAAGAACCtagaaaagcaaagagaatttGTAAAGAAACAAGGGAGACAATAGTCATTTGCTTTAAGAAATAAATAGGCTAATAGTCACCTTTCTTTGGGTATTGTAGCTTCTACCTGTGGAACGTGGGAATAGCTGAGAGTTGCAGAAAACACCAGCGTGGATGTTTCCTGTATGCTGTATTGCATTTGACCTTACGGTTAACTCGTCATGCTGAGCTTTACTCCAGAGTAATGCTCTACATGTTGTGGCAAGTTTTCGTTGTTGGAGGTTTAGCTCTGCCCAGCCCTAGGTGACCTTTGTGCCTGTGGGAGCCTACATTTAAAAGCACCTGCTTTCTCCTTACagtttgtgtgtattttttctaTGGCACCAGGCTGAATCGTTTGAGAAATCTAAGTCTGCAACCAGTCAGACAGAGtgtggggaggaagaaaagggaatgcTACACAGaggcactcccatcacagagaggTTGCACACTCGCATCACTGTGTGaggcactcccatcacagaggcTCTCCCATCACAAGGTCCAGTaaggagggacatggaggagggCAGAGATGTGTGCTCTCCCCAGATGTGGGAAGGGCAGGCAGTGGTAGTGAAGGCATcccttaaaaataacattaatgtCAGGACCAAAAGGTTTTGTTGTCACTGCCCTAAGAGTCACATCTCTGTTCTTTGCACATGTCAGATGTTTCCCATAGCACATGGCTCTTCAAGCCTTTCCTTAGAAATAGCCTGTATGTATAGAACTGCTACATATACCTCTCTTGAGAGGAGTTTGGTGGGAATATTGATAGCAGTCAAACCTTTCTCTCCTTTGCACCTCCCTCCTTATTGCCTGGCAGGGATGCCTTTCCTCCACAGCTGTCTTTAGAACCAGCTTGAGACGTTTTTAGAGCAAATGCAAAGATTGCGTTTTGTGCTGGTCTTGTATGGTTAATTAGTAAGTTTGTGTATTAGTTTCTTCATGTGTAACATGGCAATAGTGGTTCCTGTTCTCTCATGGATTAATTCATTCATAGCTGCTGACAACTATTAGAAGGAAGCCAGCAGGTCAAAGTATTTCTGGCATTATTTTATTGCAGCCACTCCCAGGTGGGAGGTTCTCTGCTCTGGAACACCTAGTGCAAGGGCCATGTTTGCATAGCCCTGCGTTCTTTCTGACTGCATTTTTAGTTATTTCCTCTGTGTAAGAGACACCTGTAAAATCTTTCTTGTTGCCTATTGCAATTGGATAGAGACATTCTTCTGCATTTAGGGGAAAACACCACAGTCTATACTAGG from Apteryx mantelli isolate bAptMan1 chromosome 1, bAptMan1.hap1, whole genome shotgun sequence includes:
- the GPA33 gene encoding cell surface A33 antigen — encoded protein: MRRRRMKGLQLFIFSAVLVTVHALTVETPVKKVEVARGKNATLPCNFNTEASIGAGDFTIWRKINSADDAVIRYFDGLVQYGKGYENRIQFTGDVNKGDISITINAAIMEDNGTFTCSVRLRNDPPRQTALMDLLVLVAPSKPECKIVGTAEYGQTINLTCISHEGSPKPTYAWQSYDVQNQLRSLQTPEGEQLTLKNVSADTSGFYICTSSNRVGKESCNITVSVVPPSMNIALYAGIIGGGVAAIIVIGILAYCCCCREHKNKDYEMTEREDRNEPSQEKPMRSQRADNDFEDE